One window from the genome of Alnus glutinosa chromosome 13, dhAlnGlut1.1, whole genome shotgun sequence encodes:
- the LOC133853665 gene encoding salutaridine reductase-like — translation MTKRIAVVTGANKGIGFEICKQLASNGIKVILTARDEKRGNGAVEKLNAAGYSDVIFHQLDVVDKASISSFANFIKTQFGKLDILELLVP, via the exons GATTGCAGTTGTTACGGGGGCCAACAAAGGGATAGGATTTGAAATATGTAAGCAGCTTGCTTCAAATGGGATCAAGGTTATATTAACTGCTAGAGATGAGAAGAGGGGCAATGGAGCTGTTGAAAAACTCAATGCTGCTGGATACTCCGACGTGATTTTTCATCAACTTGATGTGGTGGACAAGGCTAGCATTTCttcttttgcaaatttcatCAAAACCCAGTTTGGGAAGCTAGACATATTG GAATTGCTGGTGCCATAA